The window AATTGCTGAGCCTGGGCATGAGAACATCGGGGGCTCCCTTGATGGTCAAAAGACTGTAAGACGAGTTAGCTGGCCGCTTTCGACTATCTCCCCCCTAATCAACAACTTCATGTTCTTCTGTACGAGGGCGGACTCACACATCGCCCGGCTGGAAGACCGAAGCGGTATCAGAAGGCAGGGCAAACGAAAGGCCGTCGGGGTGGGACAGGCCCAGCACGCGGATCATGTACTTGTTCTTGCTGTTGAAAGCGAGTTCGTACTTGGTCTGCCAGCAGCGACGTagctcggcgacctggccCAGACTCTCGGAGAAGCGCAGAATGGCCTGGTCCGTGGCGTCGCCGTGGATGACGCGCTCTTGGAGCGGCAGACGCAtcgtggcggcgtcgaactGGCCGGCGTTGCAGAGACCGGCAATGGCACGTAGCTGCTCCATTGAGTTATTGTGCGGGGCGTTGTGCTTGTTGAGCGTGAGCGCGTCCCGGGCACCCtcggccgtcatcgtcatcgtgCCGATGGCGCACTCGGTGACGATCATTTTGTTCTTTTTATGGTCGTCAGCGTTTACTCTTGGGCCCTTAGGTGACGTTAGGGGCTGTAACGACTTGCTTACCTGAGTCAATGTGCCAGTCTTGTCGGAGCAAATGACGGAGACGGACCCGAGAGTTTCGACCGTCTTGAGCGACTTGCACAGGATCTTGTTCTTCCGCATCATGTTGGCGCTGATTGTCATGCTAGCAGTCAAAGCAACAGGTAGACCCTCGGGGATGAAGGCCACAGCAACAGAGACACAGGAGATGATCAAGTTCGGAACGTTGATCCAGTTGGGGTACTGTTTCCTCAACCATGTGCCCCTATTTCATGAAAGAATTGTCAGCCAAGGGGCTTTCCTCAAGAACGAACCAATCGCAGGTTGCAAGCCATACCAGACTATCAGAACGATGACAATCATCAGGAACATGATGGAGCAGATAATGAGCACGAAGTGCAACACTTCGCGCTCCAGGGTCGTCAACCCCTTTTTGGGCTCGTTGGTCAGCTTGGCGATGCGGCCGAAGATGGTGTTGTCGCCCGTGGCCACCACCAGCCCCGTGCAAGTGCCCGATACGCAATGAGTGCCCTGAAGACCGATGCATCGTGTCTCAAGGTAGTTGTTGTCGGTCGAGTCAACCGAAGCAGGCAGAGGGACCGATTCACCTGTGTGGTTGTCCTTTTGTCAGTTATGCTCACATCGCTACCAAAGAAACTTTTGAGAACGATGGTGCCACATTGATAATAACCAAAACGAAAAGGGAGGGCAATCTTACCCGTCAAAATGGACCTGTCAAACTTGGCGTCGGAAGAGACCTTGAGGAAGCGTACATCGGCAGGCAACTTGTTTCCCGACTTGACGATTAGGATATCGCCAGGGACGATCTGATCAGCCAGAAGCTCGGCCTGGTGGCCGTCACGGATGACCATGCAGTTCTCAGGGAGCATCGTCTTGATTGAGTTCATGACGCGGGATGAGGACCAGTCCTGCCACATGTTGAAGGCGGCctggatgaagaagacggccagcAAGACGATGGCCAGTGCCAGGTTCGCCACAGCGGGCGGGCTGCCCAGTGGCTTCCACGCAATGAAGACGAGGACCGATGCTAGCAGCAGGACGGTACCGAAGCCCTTGAAGAAGTATCCGAGGATGCGCTTCGTGTGGTTCGTAGGCGCGGGAGAGGGCGCGTTCCGGCCGTAGTGTGCTACGCGGCGCTGAACTTGGTCCGGGGagaggccgtcggcgagggaggaCGACTGGCGTCTGAGGATCTCGTCGACAGAGAGGATGTGCCATTCGAGTTCCGAGAGCTCTGGAGGCCGCCACAGTTGGTGTCAGTTGTTTGCAACTTCTCTATACTTGCTTGTCCCTGTGTTGATGACTTCTCATGGAACTTGGGgtgtgtttttttttcttcttctttctttctttctttctttttttctttttacGAACCTGTTGCGACGTTTTTAGCCTTCTTGATGGCTTCGGATTTTGTCTTGTATTCTTCTATCTCGATGGATCTTTTCCAAGAGAGCATCAGCACGGAgagcgaggcggcggcgcttttGTCTGCTCAAGAGGCCGCACACTTACACTGTGCGGTACTGGATGGGCAGCTCAGCTGCGGCATCGATGGAGTTGCGTCTCGACCGAATCGAGTGAATGGACATGGAAGTGTTTGACCGGGCGTGATGTAGCGCAGGCCCGGCACTGGAGCGATGAGCCTTCCTaccggcctcctcgtcggcatcccAGCGGATGCGTTCGCCGGCCGCTTGGctctgctgcttctcggaCTCGTCCATGACTGACAAGCTTTTTCCCAAGGGGACACGGAGAGGCGATTGTCGTAGAAGCGTTCAAGAGATTATGGGAGAGTTCGTcagggggaagaagagtgTCGCGTGCAGGAGAGGGCAGGAGGCCTcacaaggaggagggaagcAGAGGGAGGACGAGAGGACAGGAGGACGAGAGAGACGGGGAGAGCGaagtgagagagagcctGAGAGCAGAAACGCACTGCAACGTCCGGCAACGCATCCAGGGCCTTATATACGAGATGatgacagccgaggacgcgAGATATAAGACAGAAACCCGGAAGGCCAGAATTGGCGAACCGTATAAATGGGGACATCTATCACGGGTCTTGGCATTTATTTTGCCCTCTTTGCCCTTGTCTACGAGACACTcgcacacatacacatcCCACACAGCAGACACAGACGCAGAAACAGGATGCACACCCCCAACCGTATGGGAGTCGCTGCCGGAGATTGCGGCATCCGCACAAGACCATCACATGGCATGGGATGGGAGTCGACGCTTTGCTTGACTTGGACCGGCTTGGGGATGGTGTCGAGTCACAGAAACCCAAAGAGCCTGTTTTTTTTCACTCTTTCTCCtaaaggaagggggagggggtggagggggtgCGTGATGATCGGCTGCGGCAAGCAGACAAAACAGCGCGGCTCTTTTTCTGACTCCGGGTAGGTAGGAAGGATAGCATGGACTGGTATGGGATGGGAAGGGCGTTAGAGGAAAGACAACACGATGGGTGGAGGGGGGCGTGCAGGTTGAGCTCCAGGCGAGCATCGTCAAGTCAGGCAGGCAATACGGCATAAAAATGAGACGGCGTCAGcgttgggggaggggggggggagaaaaggagcacacgacaacgacggcgacgacgacgacgacgacgacgacgtgcgAAGAAGGATGGAGGTCAGTCGGGGGTTGTATCTACGGAGCCAACAGGCGGTGAAATGGCACGGCGAGTCCAACGTGCTGGAATACTGTGACGGACGAAACTCGCAACGCTATTTGGGCCTACAGTCGAGGAGGCTAAGCCAGGCTGGGCATGGCGACTCGGAGTGTTTTGAAATTGAGCAGGCAAAGGAAAATTCTGGCAAGGCAAGGCCCAGGGCtaacagagagagagagggagagggaggattcaaggaggaggaagcggatGCGTacagagagggaaggggaagggggagacctgggagagagtgtgagtgagtgagtgagtgagtgagcgaaTGGGTGAGAAAGAGGGTGTCACAGCAACAACATTGCGTGCGGCCGCACGAGGGAGGCTGGCTCGGTTACACTCAGAAGAGGGGGGTGGGCGTTTaaaggaaggggaagaaaaccCCCCCAAGAGAGTAAATGACATGGCCTTGTAAAAAAAGGACAAAAGGGCAAGTAAGAGAGTCAAGTATCGTGGGGGATAAATCGCTCATAGAAGGGCGTGTGCGGCGTTTGATGCGAAATTACACGCGGGCGAAGTCGAGAGAGTTGGATATCCAAGTATctcttggcggcgaggaggctctCTCCGTGACTTTGGCAGTGACAACGAATCAAGGTTTTGGCGCATCCTGCCCCGTGCTGCGGCCCCTAGGCTCGCTCGATACCcgtccctcggcggcctAGGTACGGCGTGGCacggcaaggcaaggcatggcatggcatagcatggggggtgggggagtGAGGCGTGAAGTGTGAATGTGGAGATGGaaatggcgatggcgatggagtCAGTTGCAACTTGCAGGAGTTCGAGTTGCCCCAGTTGGTTGGCGCATTGTGATTGTGAGCTTGTCTGGGAGAGCGATGGAGACGCAGTGCCCCCATGCCATGTGCGTTGAAAGTCTTGTCTCTCGTTGGTCCCTGGCCAAGACTCTCACACACAGCatgaaagagagagagagagagaggaagggagggaggagggggatgggTGGCCGACTGAGCagtgagagggagaagaggtcCCCTTACCCTTCTGTCTCTCCTTTGCTccgtccctccctccctcacccgCTCACTTATACT is drawn from Colletotrichum destructivum chromosome 6, complete sequence and contains these coding sequences:
- a CDS encoding Putative P-type ATPase, HAD superfamily, P-type ATPase, transmembrane domain superfamily, with amino-acid sequence MDESEKQQSQAAGERIRWDADEEAGRKAHRSSAGPALHHARSNTSMSIHSIRSRRNSIDAAAELPIQYRTVSIEIEEYKTKSEAIKKAKNVATELSELEWHILSVDEILRRQSSSLADGLSPDQVQRRVAHYGRNAPSPAPTNHTKRILGYFFKGFGTVLLLASVLVFIAWKPLGSPPAVANLALAIVLLAVFFIQAAFNMWQDWSSSRVMNSIKTMLPENCMVIRDGHQAELLADQIVPGDILIVKSGNKLPADVRFLKVSSDAKFDRSILTGESVPLPASVDSTDNNYLETRCIGLQGTHCVSGTCTGLVVATGDNTIFGRIAKLTNEPKKGLTTLEREVLHFVLIICSIMFLMIVIVLIVWGTWLRKQYPNWINVPNLIISCVSVAVAFIPEGLPVALTASMTISANMMRKNKILCKSLKTVETLGSVSVICSDKTGTLTQVSKSLQPLTSPKGPRVNADDHKKNKMIVTECAIGTMTMTAEGARDALTLNKHNAPHNNSMEQLRAIAGLCNAGQFDAATMRLPLQERVIHGDATDQAILRFSESLGQVAELRRCWQTKYELAFNSKNKYMIRVLGLSHPDGLSFALPSDTASVFQPGDVLLTIKGAPDVLMPRLSNYVNPSGYTTALDPSTRASIEHIKDEWSSQGRRVLLLARKAISRSALKGSPSDSSYEMEINNQAKSGLTLVGLVGIVDPPRPEIPEVMNTLRGAGIRIFMVTGDFALTAQAIAAECNIISVPRSQIDDITALQRVSHVDPSIKPVMDDLESSPRQALVLSGPELMTLNEEQWDQLAQYQEIVFARTTPEQKLRIVRELQARHEIVGMTGDGVNDAPSLRAADVGIALGSGSDIAIEAADMVLLDSFSSVVEALRYGRMMFDNLKKTVAYLLPAGSFSEFWPVMTNVMFGIPQILSSFLMIIICLFTDAAAAIAMAYEAPEADVLLRKPRVPGKDRLVDWQLVVQSYGLVGVLETLSSFAMSYWYLERNGIKFSDIWFSFGNLPSTIDPDYYQQKLNIASSIYFVNLVVMQWFNLMAIRTRRLSLFQHPPVGNRRTQNLYLFPAIAFALLMAIFWLYVPEFQTTLGTAPVPVEYWFLPMTFGLGILLIDEARKFAVRRWPNGILAKSAW